A stretch of the Balneola vulgaris DSM 17893 genome encodes the following:
- a CDS encoding serine hydrolase domain-containing protein, with amino-acid sequence MQYLSILISLFIILSCAPPNSQNEIQRLDDSTMQEEQLTQHIQALVDSANVTGLTVSIFNEHSLRYQKAFGYSNVASNDSLQTNQVFYGASLSKAVFGYIVAELVHEGKIDLDKPLEHYLEVPLPEMPFKREWRNFSKIADDPRYKIITPRMCMAHTTGLPNWRWLSREGEFTPDGEIKIYFDPGTEYSYSGEGIRLLQKVMEKHLDVGLEELAQDRVFTPLEMNMSSYVWQDRFEDVYVNGHTKDQQIFEKDIEDEAGAAGSMETTPEDYAKFLTHVMTLASKDSEITNILFEPNIEINSKKQFGPLSLEKTDANKTIGLNYGLGWGILDSPYGKGYFKEGHSEGFQHYSIIFPEAGIGMLLMANSDNAESIFKELLELGIKDTYTPWYWEHYIPYNM; translated from the coding sequence ATGCAATATCTATCCATCTTAATTAGCCTATTTATCATTCTTTCCTGTGCCCCTCCCAATTCACAAAACGAAATTCAACGACTAGATGATTCAACCATGCAGGAAGAGCAGTTAACTCAACACATTCAAGCGTTAGTAGATTCAGCCAATGTAACAGGGTTAACGGTAAGTATTTTTAATGAGCACTCCCTGCGTTATCAGAAAGCATTTGGGTACTCAAATGTGGCTTCTAACGATAGCTTGCAAACCAATCAGGTATTTTATGGCGCTTCCTTAAGTAAAGCTGTATTTGGATACATTGTGGCTGAGTTAGTGCACGAGGGTAAAATAGACTTAGACAAACCGTTAGAACACTATTTGGAGGTCCCCCTTCCCGAAATGCCTTTCAAAAGAGAATGGAGAAATTTCTCAAAAATAGCAGATGATCCCCGATATAAAATAATCACTCCCCGTATGTGCATGGCTCACACAACCGGTTTACCAAACTGGAGATGGCTGAGTAGAGAAGGTGAATTTACGCCTGATGGTGAAATTAAAATCTATTTCGACCCGGGCACTGAGTATAGCTACTCGGGAGAAGGTATTCGGTTATTACAAAAAGTGATGGAAAAACACCTAGACGTTGGCTTGGAGGAGCTAGCTCAAGATCGAGTATTCACACCTCTAGAAATGAATATGAGCAGTTATGTATGGCAGGATAGATTTGAGGATGTATATGTTAATGGGCATACCAAAGACCAACAAATTTTTGAGAAGGATATTGAAGACGAAGCTGGTGCGGCGGGCTCTATGGAAACGACTCCAGAAGACTATGCCAAATTTCTAACGCATGTTATGACCTTAGCCAGTAAGGACTCCGAAATCACAAATATCTTATTTGAACCGAATATTGAAATCAACTCGAAAAAGCAATTTGGCCCACTTTCCCTTGAAAAAACAGATGCTAATAAAACCATCGGATTGAATTACGGACTAGGTTGGGGCATACTAGATTCCCCATATGGAAAAGGATACTTCAAAGAAGGTCATAGTGAAGGATTTCAACATTACTCCATCATCTTTCCAGAAGCAGGAATTGGCATGTTACTCATGGCAAATAGCGACAATGCGGAAAGTATCTTCAAAGAATTGCTAGAACTTGGCATCAAAGACACCTACACCCCTTGGTATTGGGAACACTACATACCATACAACATGTAG
- a CDS encoding radical SAM protein, which translates to MQAKLLLITPPFTQLNTAYPATAYLKGFLEEHDVSVSHCDLSIELFTTIFTSTFLNEIFDEAEALGNNHFPELHAHRDAYISQVDTVIAFLQQHDIATARQILEEGFLPQGHRLKNVNKYIEWAEGDEGIIDKAKHYSTLFVEEIGDYIQANVDEFFAFTKYAEQIGSSASSFDQLDEFLRYQPTLIEDEMLNILEEKIQAYAPTLVGFTIPFPGNLFAALRCAQFIKQFFPDIQVAFGGGYCNTELRSLEDPRIFEIVDFISLDDGEGPLLKMIEFQEGKVGLDDLERTYVLEDEKVVYKNKIPNTIYHHNSLPAPNYQGLPYDKYVSFLDVVNPMHRMWTDKRWNKLTISHGCYWRQCSFCDVSLDYIGNYQNSTADLLVDKIEKIIEDTGITGFHFVDEAAPPKMCKALSKALLERGVKITWWTNIRFEKTFNFELCELMAEAGCIAVTGGLEVASDRLLAKMNKGVDIAQVSRVTNNFSKNGIMVHAYLMYGFPTETQQETIDSLEVVRQLFEKNCIQSAFWHLFTTTVHSPIGKNPEEFSIEVTGPEFQGFAQNDLWHVDPEGTDHPMYTKGLNQALHNYLNRTGFDVELQDWFDFPVTPPSHPRNLIESYLN; encoded by the coding sequence ATGCAAGCCAAGCTCCTTCTTATAACACCACCTTTTACACAGCTGAATACCGCCTATCCTGCCACGGCGTACTTAAAAGGATTCTTGGAAGAACATGATGTTTCGGTATCTCATTGCGACTTAAGTATCGAGTTATTTACTACCATCTTCACAAGTACATTTTTAAATGAGATTTTTGATGAAGCCGAAGCATTGGGCAATAACCATTTTCCAGAGCTTCATGCCCATAGAGATGCTTACATCTCTCAAGTTGATACAGTCATAGCTTTTCTACAACAGCACGATATTGCAACAGCACGTCAAATTTTAGAAGAGGGTTTTCTGCCGCAAGGGCATCGACTCAAAAATGTGAATAAATACATTGAATGGGCAGAAGGTGATGAGGGCATTATTGATAAAGCCAAGCATTACTCAACACTATTTGTGGAAGAGATAGGGGATTATATACAAGCGAATGTAGATGAGTTTTTTGCCTTCACGAAATATGCTGAACAAATTGGATCATCGGCTAGCAGCTTTGATCAATTGGATGAATTTTTGAGGTATCAGCCTACCTTGATTGAAGATGAGATGCTGAACATCTTAGAGGAAAAGATTCAAGCATACGCTCCAACGCTTGTTGGTTTTACCATACCTTTTCCTGGGAATCTATTCGCTGCATTGCGATGTGCGCAGTTTATCAAACAGTTCTTTCCAGATATACAGGTGGCTTTTGGTGGGGGCTATTGCAACACCGAACTTCGAAGTTTGGAAGATCCTCGCATCTTCGAAATCGTGGATTTCATCTCCCTAGATGATGGGGAAGGCCCCCTACTTAAAATGATTGAGTTCCAAGAAGGGAAAGTGGGCCTAGATGACCTTGAGCGAACCTATGTGTTGGAAGATGAGAAGGTGGTGTACAAGAATAAGATTCCGAATACCATCTATCACCACAACAGCTTGCCAGCACCAAACTATCAAGGCTTGCCTTATGATAAGTATGTGTCATTTTTGGATGTTGTGAACCCGATGCATCGCATGTGGACCGATAAGCGCTGGAATAAACTAACCATTTCGCATGGGTGCTATTGGCGACAGTGTTCCTTCTGTGATGTGAGTTTAGATTACATTGGCAATTATCAAAATTCGACTGCGGATCTCTTGGTAGATAAAATTGAAAAAATCATTGAGGATACCGGTATCACAGGCTTCCATTTTGTGGATGAAGCCGCACCGCCTAAAATGTGTAAAGCGCTTTCTAAAGCCTTGCTAGAAAGAGGGGTTAAGATTACTTGGTGGACCAATATTCGTTTCGAAAAAACATTTAACTTTGAGCTTTGTGAGCTGATGGCCGAAGCAGGGTGTATTGCGGTTACGGGTGGACTCGAAGTGGCTTCAGATCGCCTGCTTGCCAAAATGAATAAAGGGGTGGATATCGCTCAAGTGAGTCGTGTAACGAATAACTTCTCGAAAAATGGCATCATGGTGCATGCCTACTTGATGTATGGTTTCCCAACCGAAACACAGCAAGAAACCATCGATTCCTTAGAAGTAGTTCGTCAACTCTTTGAAAAGAACTGCATTCAATCTGCTTTTTGGCACTTGTTTACAACGACTGTACACAGTCCGATTGGCAAAAACCCTGAAGAGTTTAGTATTGAAGTAACAGGTCCTGAATTCCAAGGCTTTGCCCAAAACGACCTCTGGCATGTTGATCCTGAAGGCACCGATCATCCAATGTATACTAAAGGACTAAACCAAGCACTGCATAACTATCTTAACCGCACAGGCTTTGATGTCGAATTACAGGATTGGTTTGATTTCCCGGTTACCCCACCTAGTCACCCTCGTAACTTGATTGAAAGCTATTTGAATTAA
- a CDS encoding VanZ family protein — protein sequence MNKKAPLFTSKLEKKLWISTFLVLLAIYISIGIARPLNSILKDSGLLVPLFILSFIFILLALVLLGLKKRPDISIIGVSIGVFAVYLFVLVRIEIPEERTHIIEYSIFTSLLYLTLIERNRHLNTLTYPSILAILFTILFGSIDECIQFFLPNRVFDLRDILFNSLAAVLAICSLKSLSWARNRS from the coding sequence ATGAATAAAAAAGCTCCGTTATTTACTTCGAAATTAGAGAAGAAACTTTGGATCTCCACATTTTTGGTCCTACTAGCAATTTACATTAGCATAGGCATCGCTCGTCCGCTAAATTCAATTTTAAAAGATTCAGGGTTATTGGTTCCCCTCTTTATCCTTAGTTTTATTTTCATACTACTTGCTCTTGTATTACTTGGATTAAAAAAGCGACCTGACATTTCTATTATAGGTGTATCTATAGGAGTGTTTGCTGTTTACCTGTTTGTACTTGTGCGAATAGAAATACCTGAAGAGCGAACACATATTATTGAATACAGTATATTTACTTCTCTTTTATATCTCACTTTAATAGAGAGAAATCGGCATTTAAACACCCTCACATATCCGTCAATTTTAGCTATCCTATTTACAATTCTATTTGGAAGCATTGATGAATGCATTCAATTTTTCCTACCCAATCGTGTATTTGATCTACGGGATATATTATTCAATTCACTCGCTGCAGTACTCGCAATATGCTCGTTAAAATCTTTGAGTTGGGCGAGAAATCGAAGCTAG
- a CDS encoding GNAT family N-acetyltransferase — protein MSVSIYFGTSKHAVYAAEICALIEKAAQQRGTGIAKRDPEYIKNKFKNENAVIALDGKKLVGFCYIEIWENKKYVANSGLIVHPEYRNRGLAKQIKSKAFELSSKKYPGSKLFGITTSLAVMNINSELGYKPVTFSELTQDETFWVGCKSCPNYDILSRNDSKNCLCTGMLYNPQVQYKKPKAQEYVNMKKLYQWVQMKITLIHKGLKPLTFFKSFVKGIVNKA, from the coding sequence ATGTCGGTTTCTATTTATTTTGGTACGTCCAAACATGCGGTATATGCAGCAGAAATTTGTGCTTTAATTGAAAAAGCTGCACAACAAAGAGGCACTGGTATTGCTAAACGTGACCCAGAGTACATTAAGAATAAATTTAAAAATGAAAATGCTGTAATAGCATTAGATGGGAAAAAACTGGTTGGGTTTTGTTATATCGAGATATGGGAAAATAAAAAGTATGTAGCCAATTCAGGACTTATAGTACATCCAGAATACCGGAATAGAGGGTTAGCCAAACAAATTAAATCTAAGGCATTCGAACTATCGAGTAAGAAATATCCTGGCTCAAAGCTTTTTGGTATTACTACGAGTTTGGCGGTTATGAATATCAATTCAGAATTAGGGTATAAACCCGTCACCTTCTCTGAACTAACTCAGGATGAAACATTCTGGGTAGGATGCAAAAGCTGTCCGAATTACGATATCCTATCTAGGAATGACAGTAAAAATTGTTTGTGTACTGGCATGCTATATAACCCTCAGGTTCAGTACAAGAAGCCAAAAGCACAAGAATATGTAAACATGAAGAAACTATACCAATGGGTGCAAATGAAAATCACTTTAATTCATAAAGGTCTAAAACCTCTAACGTTTTTTAAAAGCTTTGTAAAAGGGATAGTGAATAAAGCTTAA
- the argG gene encoding argininosuccinate synthase: MKKNKKVVLAFSGGLDTSFCAIHLAKEKGYEVHTVAVNTGGFNDAEQNALANKATKLGIKHHTCINVEHTFYEQGIKYLLYGNVLKNHTYPLSVSAERVFQAIAIAEYAKQIGADAIAHGSTGAGNDQIRFDLIFNVMVPNLEIITPIRDMKLSREEEVGYLVQHGIKEEWEKAKYSINKGLWGTSVGGDETLTSNLPLPEEAWPTKLTRKDSITLEIGFKKGEPVRLNDTLLSPIQLIKKLQALAQPYGVGRDVHVGDTIIGIKGRVGFEAAAPIILIKAHQLLEKHVLGKWQMHWKDQLANWYGMLMHEAQFLDPVMRDIEVFLESTQNNVTGSVKIKLESKQIELLGIESDNDLMQTNQGQYGEMNNGWSGEDVKGFTKILANATQIQNAVHQND; encoded by the coding sequence ATGAAAAAAAATAAGAAAGTAGTATTAGCATTTAGTGGAGGATTAGACACCAGTTTTTGTGCAATTCATCTAGCAAAAGAAAAGGGGTATGAAGTACATACAGTAGCTGTTAATACGGGTGGTTTTAATGATGCAGAACAAAATGCATTAGCAAATAAAGCTACTAAACTGGGTATAAAACATCACACTTGTATAAATGTTGAGCATACATTCTATGAGCAAGGAATAAAATATCTGTTGTATGGGAATGTGTTAAAAAATCATACTTATCCACTTTCGGTAAGTGCGGAACGTGTTTTTCAAGCTATTGCTATAGCTGAATATGCTAAACAAATTGGGGCTGATGCTATTGCTCATGGTAGCACAGGAGCTGGAAACGATCAAATTCGCTTTGATTTAATTTTTAATGTAATGGTTCCTAACTTGGAAATTATTACCCCCATTCGTGATATGAAACTGAGCCGTGAAGAAGAAGTGGGTTATTTAGTTCAACATGGAATTAAAGAAGAATGGGAAAAAGCCAAATATTCTATTAACAAAGGATTGTGGGGCACTAGTGTTGGGGGTGATGAAACATTGACCTCAAATCTACCCCTACCTGAAGAGGCTTGGCCTACGAAGTTAACCCGCAAAGATTCAATTACCCTTGAAATTGGTTTTAAAAAAGGGGAACCGGTTCGTTTAAATGATACACTTCTATCTCCAATTCAACTTATTAAAAAGTTACAAGCCCTTGCACAACCTTATGGCGTTGGCAGAGATGTGCATGTAGGCGATACCATCATAGGTATAAAAGGTCGTGTAGGCTTTGAAGCAGCTGCACCTATAATTCTAATCAAAGCTCATCAACTTTTAGAAAAGCATGTATTGGGCAAATGGCAAATGCACTGGAAAGATCAACTAGCTAATTGGTATGGTATGCTTATGCATGAGGCACAATTTTTAGATCCGGTTATGAGAGACATAGAAGTTTTTCTAGAAAGCACTCAAAACAACGTAACGGGCAGCGTGAAGATAAAATTAGAATCAAAGCAGATAGAATTATTAGGAATAGAATCTGACAACGATTTAATGCAAACCAATCAGGGTCAATATGGTGAAATGAATAACGGATGGAGCGGTGAGGATGTAAAAGGATTTACGAAAATCTTAGCGAACGCAACTCAAATCCAAAACGCGGTGCACCAAAATGATTAA
- the argC gene encoding N-acetyl-gamma-glutamyl-phosphate reductase, translating to MIKVGIIGGGGYTAGELIRLLVAHPKAELVSIMSNSHISKKIYEAHPDLIGETDLVFESELKDDVELVFICSGHGKSKEILASGIIPTQAKIIDLSTDFRYKEDHGFIYGLPELKRKQIRTADYVANPGCFATCIQLCLIPLAAAKNLNNDIHISAITGSTGAGQKPTANTHFSWRSNNASIYKAFKHQHLVEVSHSIIELQHSFNQSIHFIPFRGAFTRGIIAACYMHTSLTLEEATHLFSTYYAHHPFIIISEKAVDVKQVVNSNKCIIHLQKEGHQLLITGVIDNLLKGASGQAIQNMNLMFAMDESLGLKLKGSAF from the coding sequence ATGATTAAAGTTGGAATTATAGGAGGAGGAGGGTATACAGCGGGTGAATTAATACGACTCTTAGTAGCACACCCGAAAGCAGAATTGGTGTCAATAATGAGTAATAGTCATATTTCTAAAAAAATATATGAAGCTCACCCAGACCTTATAGGTGAAACTGATTTAGTGTTTGAGTCCGAATTAAAAGATGATGTAGAACTAGTTTTTATTTGTTCGGGGCATGGAAAGTCAAAAGAAATACTAGCCTCAGGTATAATACCTACACAAGCAAAAATCATTGATCTTAGTACGGACTTTAGATATAAAGAAGATCATGGATTTATTTATGGCCTACCAGAGTTAAAGAGAAAACAGATTCGTACAGCAGATTATGTAGCCAACCCAGGTTGTTTTGCCACTTGTATACAATTATGTCTGATACCATTAGCAGCTGCAAAAAATCTTAATAATGATATACATATTTCAGCCATAACAGGGAGTACGGGTGCTGGGCAGAAACCCACAGCGAATACCCATTTTAGCTGGAGAAGTAATAACGCTTCCATTTATAAGGCATTTAAGCACCAACATTTGGTAGAGGTATCTCATAGTATTATAGAGCTTCAACATAGTTTTAATCAATCCATTCATTTCATTCCATTCCGAGGTGCTTTTACTAGAGGTATCATAGCTGCGTGTTACATGCATACATCTCTTACTCTTGAAGAAGCTACTCATTTATTCAGTACATATTATGCCCACCATCCATTCATAATTATTTCAGAAAAAGCGGTTGATGTAAAACAAGTAGTGAACTCGAATAAATGTATCATTCATTTGCAAAAAGAAGGCCATCAATTACTAATAACAGGTGTTATTGACAATTTATTAAAAGGAGCTTCTGGGCAAGCAATTCAAAATATGAACCTAATGTTCGCTATGGATGAATCTTTAGGTCTAAAATTAAAAGGGAGTGCATTTTAA
- a CDS encoding aspartate aminotransferase family protein — translation MNLLPVYSLFDVEPVEAKGQYVYTIDGTKYLDLYGGHAVISIGHSHPHFVKRLSEQLRKIAFYSNSVLIRNQLELAKKLGAMCGYKDWNLFMCNSGAEANENALKLASAYNQRKKILVFEKAFHGRTSLAVAATDNSNIVFPINEGAEVVRLQMEDFEGTEEEILKQDICAVLIEGIQGISGIHTPSVKFLKHLRKLCSQTNTVLILDEIQSGYGRTGKFFAHQQASIEADIVSMAKGMGNGFPVGAIISQPKFEASLGMLGSTFGGNHLACAACLAVLEVIEAENLINNAESMGSFLMDELGKLPRVKEVRGAGVMIGVEFDFEIAELRKKLLYFHQIFTGSSSNKHTLRLLPSLSIKKPDLEIFISALKMELL, via the coding sequence ATGAATTTACTACCTGTGTACTCCTTATTTGATGTGGAACCTGTTGAAGCTAAAGGCCAATATGTATACACAATTGATGGCACTAAATATCTAGATTTATATGGAGGCCATGCCGTTATATCTATTGGTCACTCTCATCCACATTTTGTAAAGCGCCTATCCGAACAACTAAGAAAGATTGCATTTTACTCAAACTCCGTTCTAATAAGAAATCAGCTAGAACTAGCTAAGAAGCTAGGAGCAATGTGCGGTTATAAAGATTGGAATTTGTTCATGTGTAATTCGGGTGCAGAGGCAAATGAAAATGCACTGAAACTCGCTTCAGCGTACAATCAAAGAAAAAAGATATTGGTCTTTGAGAAAGCTTTTCATGGACGAACCTCACTGGCAGTGGCAGCTACAGACAATTCAAATATTGTATTCCCAATTAATGAAGGAGCAGAAGTTGTTCGTTTACAAATGGAAGATTTTGAAGGGACTGAGGAAGAGATATTAAAACAGGATATATGTGCTGTGTTAATAGAAGGTATTCAAGGGATAAGTGGAATTCATACACCTTCTGTGAAGTTTCTAAAACACCTAAGAAAATTATGTTCGCAAACGAACACAGTTTTAATACTTGATGAAATTCAATCTGGTTATGGGCGAACGGGTAAATTTTTTGCACATCAACAGGCTAGTATTGAAGCCGATATTGTGAGTATGGCAAAAGGTATGGGCAATGGTTTTCCAGTTGGGGCTATTATCTCTCAACCTAAATTCGAAGCCTCCTTAGGAATGTTAGGTTCTACATTTGGCGGTAATCATCTAGCATGTGCTGCTTGTTTAGCAGTGTTAGAAGTTATTGAAGCCGAAAACTTAATTAACAATGCAGAAAGTATGGGTTCATTCTTGATGGATGAACTCGGCAAACTTCCAAGGGTAAAAGAAGTGCGTGGTGCAGGTGTTATGATTGGTGTTGAATTTGATTTTGAAATCGCAGAATTGAGGAAAAAACTACTCTATTTTCACCAAATTTTTACTGGATCCTCTTCAAATAAGCATACGCTAAGATTATTACCCTCCCTGAGTATTAAAAAACCAGATTTAGAAATATTTATATCAGCCTTAAAAATGGAATTATTATGA
- a CDS encoding N-acetylornithine carbamoyltransferase, with translation MNGFFSIDDVDDLPNLIKMAKDIKKNPYKQHKELQNKSICLLFLNPSLRTRLSSQRAAQNLGVHVTVFDVSAGGWQIEFEDGAVMNGNSAEHIKEAAAVIGTYFDIVAVRAFAQLQDRCLDYSEQVLNQFIKHCPVPVVNLESSTRHPLQAFADVLTIESHKKVEKPKVVLTWAPHPKALPQAVANSFSLWVQKSDYQLTIVQPKGYELAPEFVGNAKVEYDQLKAFECADFIYAKNWSSYSDYGKILTNDRNWMVDVAKMQRTNEAKFMHCLPVRRNVVVSDDVIDSANSLVVEEASNRIVSAQTIFKNILEQ, from the coding sequence ATGAACGGATTTTTTTCAATCGATGATGTTGACGATTTACCTAACCTCATTAAAATGGCTAAGGATATTAAAAAGAACCCCTATAAACAGCATAAAGAACTACAAAATAAATCGATATGCTTGTTATTTTTGAACCCAAGTCTTCGCACCAGATTAAGTTCACAAAGGGCTGCACAAAACTTAGGGGTACACGTTACAGTATTTGATGTAAGTGCAGGAGGTTGGCAGATTGAATTTGAAGATGGTGCGGTTATGAATGGGAACAGTGCTGAACATATAAAAGAAGCTGCTGCTGTGATTGGGACCTATTTTGATATTGTTGCAGTTCGAGCTTTCGCACAGTTACAAGATCGTTGTTTAGATTATTCCGAACAGGTATTGAATCAATTTATAAAGCATTGCCCTGTACCTGTAGTAAATTTGGAGTCATCAACACGACATCCACTGCAAGCCTTTGCTGATGTATTGACTATTGAAAGTCATAAAAAGGTCGAGAAGCCAAAGGTGGTATTAACGTGGGCACCACACCCAAAAGCATTACCTCAAGCTGTAGCGAATTCTTTTTCTCTTTGGGTTCAAAAATCAGACTACCAGTTAACAATTGTACAGCCCAAAGGCTATGAGCTTGCCCCTGAGTTTGTTGGTAATGCAAAGGTTGAATATGATCAATTAAAAGCCTTTGAATGCGCAGATTTTATTTACGCAAAAAACTGGAGCAGTTATTCGGACTACGGTAAAATTCTAACGAATGATAGAAACTGGATGGTTGATGTGGCTAAGATGCAAAGAACCAATGAGGCTAAATTCATGCATTGTTTACCCGTTAGAAGAAATGTAGTAGTGAGCGATGACGTAATTGACAGTGCGAACTCCCTTGTAGTTGAAGAAGCCTCAAATCGAATTGTATCTGCACAAACTATATTCAAAAATATTCTTGAACAATGA
- the argB gene encoding acetylglutamate kinase — translation MSEIKVIKIGGKVIQSEAKLDQFLHDFEKTGGKKILVHGGGNLASEIADQLGVQSKMVSGRRITDAKMLEVATMTYAGLVNKKIVAKLQALRCNALGLTGADLDLIRSVKRSSNPIDFGMVGDIQYVNSEILIQLLNMGITPVVAPLTHNGKDQLLNTNADNVASYIACSLVNHSIVSLDLCLDLQGVLNGDELVTEMNLLLYRYLKGMGKITNGMIPKVDLGFKALNEGVINVRILGFDTFKNKKAGTRIVK, via the coding sequence ATGAGTGAAATAAAAGTTATAAAAATTGGTGGGAAAGTAATTCAAAGTGAGGCAAAACTAGATCAATTTCTGCACGATTTCGAAAAGACTGGAGGAAAGAAAATTCTAGTGCATGGTGGAGGCAATTTAGCTTCAGAGATTGCGGATCAGCTAGGTGTACAAAGTAAAATGGTTTCTGGTAGAAGAATAACTGATGCTAAAATGCTAGAGGTGGCTACTATGACTTACGCAGGACTTGTAAATAAAAAAATTGTAGCTAAACTTCAGGCTCTACGATGTAATGCTTTGGGATTAACGGGGGCAGATCTAGATTTGATTCGATCGGTTAAAAGAAGCTCGAATCCTATTGATTTTGGTATGGTAGGAGATATTCAATACGTGAATTCCGAGATTTTAATACAATTATTAAATATGGGGATAACACCAGTTGTTGCTCCACTAACGCATAATGGAAAAGATCAATTATTAAATACCAATGCGGATAATGTGGCGAGTTACATTGCCTGTAGCTTAGTAAATCATTCAATCGTTTCACTAGATCTATGTTTAGATCTCCAAGGGGTTTTGAACGGAGATGAACTTGTAACAGAGATGAATTTATTACTCTATCGCTATTTAAAAGGCATGGGTAAAATAACTAACGGAATGATACCTAAAGTAGATTTAGGATTTAAAGCTTTGAATGAGGGGGTAATAAATGTTCGAATTCTAGGCTTTGATACCTTTAAAAATAAGAAAGCCGGAACTAGGATAGTGAAATAG
- a CDS encoding M20 family metallo-hydrolase: protein MMNLNQQAIELLKELIAIPSYSGEEDKTANVIENYLKTLGFSTQRKKNNVWAWSKERDPQMPTLLLNSHHDTVKVSSKWTYKPFSATLVDGKLYGVGSNDAGGPLVSLLHTFLHLAKFEQPYNLVFLASAEEETSGKNGVPIVLDELGSIDLGVVGEPTSMKMAIAERGLLVLDCLVHGKSGHAARGEGDNALYKAMDYIKWFKEYEFEKESDILGKVNMTVTQIEAGSQHNVVPDECSFVVDVRPNEYYTNSEILNVIKQHIDCDVVPRSTHLKASSIPKDHPIVCKGMELGITSYGSQTMSDQVHMPFPCIKLGPGDTHRSHTVDEFIYLSEIKEGIDLYIQLLSNLEF from the coding sequence ATGATGAATTTAAACCAGCAGGCAATTGAACTTTTAAAAGAGCTAATTGCAATTCCTTCCTATAGTGGTGAAGAAGATAAAACCGCTAATGTGATAGAAAACTATTTAAAAACTTTGGGTTTCAGCACTCAGCGAAAAAAAAATAACGTTTGGGCATGGTCAAAAGAAAGAGACCCTCAAATGCCTACATTATTATTAAACTCCCATCACGATACTGTAAAAGTCTCTTCAAAATGGACTTATAAACCATTTAGTGCCACACTTGTGGATGGTAAACTATATGGGGTGGGGAGTAATGACGCAGGTGGTCCGCTTGTTAGTTTACTTCACACATTTCTTCATTTGGCGAAATTTGAACAGCCATATAATCTGGTATTTTTAGCTTCTGCTGAAGAAGAAACATCAGGAAAAAATGGGGTTCCTATTGTATTAGATGAATTGGGCTCCATTGATCTAGGTGTTGTTGGAGAGCCCACTTCAATGAAAATGGCCATCGCAGAACGAGGCCTTCTTGTACTGGATTGTTTAGTACATGGAAAAAGTGGACATGCCGCACGAGGAGAAGGAGATAATGCACTTTATAAAGCAATGGATTACATCAAATGGTTTAAAGAGTATGAGTTTGAAAAGGAATCAGACATATTAGGTAAGGTGAATATGACAGTGACTCAAATTGAAGCTGGTAGCCAACATAATGTGGTGCCTGATGAATGTAGTTTTGTTGTAGATGTGCGTCCCAATGAGTATTACACCAATTCGGAAATTTTAAATGTGATTAAACAACACATTGATTGTGATGTTGTTCCTAGGTCTACACATTTAAAAGCCTCAAGTATCCCCAAAGATCACCCCATTGTATGTAAGGGTATGGAGTTAGGAATTACAAGCTACGGCTCTCAAACAATGTCTGATCAAGTTCATATGCCTTTTCCTTGTATTAAATTAGGTCCAGGTGATACTCACCGTTCTCATACAGTAGATGAATTTATTTACTTAAGTGAAATTAAAGAAGGCATCGATTTATATATACAATTATTAAGTAATCTAGAGTTTTAG